The Metabacillus schmidteae nucleotide sequence TAAGTTGCTTTTAAGCGGTTAATATCTTCAATTGGCGGTAAACCAAACATTCGGGAATATTCACGGCTGAATTGCGAGGGACTTTCATAACCTACTGTGAATGCGACATCTGCGGCATCTTTTGACTCAGTAAATAACAATTGCCTCGCTTTTTGTAATCTTAGTTGTTTTTGAAATTGAATTGGGCTCATAGCGGTTACCACCTTAAAATGACGATGTAGCGTAGAAACACTCATATTTGCTTTTTGTGCAAGATCCTCTATTCGAATAGAGCGATCATAGTTATTAATAATCTGTTCGATAACGTCTCTAATAAGATAGGTAGAGCTTCCTTCAATTGCGATTTGTTCCACCGAACGCCCATGCGGACCTTGCAAAACCCTATAGAGAATTTCCTTCATATATAATGGTGCAAGTATAGGAATATCGTCAGGATTTTCTAGCAAACTCGTTAACCTCAATACCGCGTCTAACATCGATGAATCGATTGGGCTCACATACATACCACGCTTAGCATTTTCTTTTTTTATCCCTTGAATTTTAAATTCGCGTATTACTTCTAGTATTTGACTTGGTGTGAATTCAAGTTTGAGCGCCAAGTACGGAACGTCAGGAGAGGCCTCCGTCACTTGTCCTGAAACAGGGAGATTAACTGATGCTAAAAGATAATCACTAGGACCGTATCTAAAGCACTCCTGTGCAAGGAAAAGCTCCTTTGCACCCTGAACAATAATGCATATGCATGGATTATAAACGCTGTGACTTAAATCAGTAACATTGGAACGGCGCAGAAAAAATAAAGACGGAATCGTTGTTACATGAGCACCATCATGTTCTGAATATTTCTCTAATATTTTGGCAAGCTCAACCTGATTTTTATAGATTGTATCAGTCATAAAATCCTCCTTGTTTCTTTATTTCTGCTAGTTCTATTCTAATGTATATTCGTTTGTTGAGGAAGGGGGTGTGAGAGGATTAGGCAATCATTTGATACTATTGTGATATCAGTCGTGTCTTAGTCTGTTGCATAATAATGAAAGCGTTACAAACAATTGAGAGAAATGGGTGGACATGGTTTGTTTCGGAGCAGAATCAATTTTACCACTAGTACCGCGAGGAGGTGAAGGAGCTGCCTTTCTTTTGTAAAGAGAAAAGATCGGTATGATTCCATGATATCCACATGCAAAAGGAAGATTGACCTATGCTACTGTGAATATGTCAATATGTGAATATTTGTAATTTGTAAGGAGGTCGAATAGGTGTATAAACGATTTAAAAATCTGTTTTCAATCAAAGGGTATAGTTTATTCATCATTTGTATGCTACTTGTCGGCATAGGAATTTCTATTACATTGCCTTATTTATCTTTGTTTTTAACAGAAGATTTTGGAATAAGCGCTGGGGCAGTTGGTATTTTTATGGCAGTGAGTTCATTAAGCGGCGTATTGGTCAACTCCTTCATTGCAAAACGTTCGGATAACGGAATGGACCGAAAGTGGATTATTATTACAGCCATGCTTTCCTCTTCTTTAGGGTATGCTTCGTATTTAGTATTTCATAACTATTTTATTCTACTGATTGTAGTCACCTTTTTTAATGGATTGGGTGCTGCTGCAATGCCGCAAATGTACGCATATGCAAAGGAATCGGCAGATGTAAGCAAATCCGATGATAAAACATTTGCAATGTCAACCTTACGTACACTGGTATCTCTGGGATTTCTGATAGGACCACTATGTGGGACATTAATTTTGGCTGTTATTGGATACAAGGGGCTTTTTTTGGGCACATCTGTTATTTATCTTATAATTGCATCTCTTGTATTTCTATTTCTACAAAAACGAAGTACAGCCCCAAGCGATATAAAAAAACAGAAAAAATCAGGTTCCTATACACTTAAAGACAGGCAGATCAGGCAGCCATTTATCGCCTTTATTTTTCTGTTTATGGTCAATGCTATTAATGGGGTAATTACTCCGTTATTTATTGTGAACGATCTTCAGGGCACACATACAGAGGTTGGATTGGTGGTTAGTGTTTGTGCTGGTTTGGAAATTCCTATTATGCTTGTCCTAGGTTCACTTGGTAAAAAGGTATCGAACCATACCCTAATGATTTACGGATGCTGTATTGCTGTTATCTATTTCATAATCTTAAGTGTATCAGCCCATTCATGGCAACTGATCGCAGCTCAACTTCTGCAGGCAACGTTTGTGGCAATAATCATGGGCA carries:
- a CDS encoding AraC family transcriptional regulator, which codes for MTDTIYKNQVELAKILEKYSEHDGAHVTTIPSLFFLRRSNVTDLSHSVYNPCICIIVQGAKELFLAQECFRYGPSDYLLASVNLPVSGQVTEASPDVPYLALKLEFTPSQILEVIREFKIQGIKKENAKRGMYVSPIDSSMLDAVLRLTSLLENPDDIPILAPLYMKEILYRVLQGPHGRSVEQIAIEGSSTYLIRDVIEQIINNYDRSIRIEDLAQKANMSVSTLHRHFKVVTAMSPIQFQKQLRLQKARQLLFTESKDAADVAFTVGYESPSQFSREYSRMFGLPPIEDINRLKATYI
- a CDS encoding sugar efflux transporter, which produces MYKRFKNLFSIKGYSLFIICMLLVGIGISITLPYLSLFLTEDFGISAGAVGIFMAVSSLSGVLVNSFIAKRSDNGMDRKWIIITAMLSSSLGYASYLVFHNYFILLIVVTFFNGLGAAAMPQMYAYAKESADVSKSDDKTFAMSTLRTLVSLGFLIGPLCGTLILAVIGYKGLFLGTSVIYLIIASLVFLFLQKRSTAPSDIKKQKKSGSYTLKDRQIRQPFIAFIFLFMVNAINGVITPLFIVNDLQGTHTEVGLVVSVCAGLEIPIMLVLGSLGKKVSNHTLMIYGCCIAVIYFIILSVSAHSWQLIAAQLLQATFVAIIMGNGLSYFTDLLPDSPGLATTIYYNGSIIGRLIGSLSGGFIAQFAGFRHVYWICLALVVFSFFILWRTREYGEIKLSTKHTST